In Panicum virgatum strain AP13 chromosome 5K, P.virgatum_v5, whole genome shotgun sequence, the genomic window ATCACTGCCGTGAGGTAACTTTGATTTCTCTGTCCAAAGCATATACTCGTGAGCACTATTGCTAATACAATCATTTCATACCATTCATAGGGCTCAAAACTTGCCACTCTTCCACCACCAAATAATGCACTTGAAGTGCTCCTGATTAACTGTAAGTTTTCTATTGTTGGCTTACTCGTGTGGGTGGAAAGTTTTCTTGACTCAAATATTCTTTGCAGTTCCTCGTGGAGTGCTTTTTGGTTGTGGTGATCTGATATTCTCATCTCACATGATCTTTACCCTAGTTTTTGTGCGCACATACTATAAATATGGATCAAACAGGTACTGAAATCTATAGTGGCAGTCATGGGTCCCAGTGTGTCTTGCATAGTCACTGTGTAATCTGTGAAATTTTCTATCAGTTGCCTCCCCAACCAACCCTGTTCACATGTTCTAGTTTCCCTGGCGGGTCTCTATGTTGTAGGTTGATTAAGCTCCTTGCTTGGCTGATGGCTATAATTCAGAGTCTTCTTATAATTGCTTCTCGCAAGCACTACACCGTGGATGTTGTTGTTGCTTGGTAGGGACAAAACATAATTTCAATGACATGATTATCTTATCTGCCTCCTTTTGACAGTCTATTTCCACAGGTACACTGTTAATTTGGTTGTATTCTTTGTTGATAAGAAGCTGCCAGGTACATTCATTTACCCTCATGTTCCATGCAAAACGGCCATACGATGCATTCTGTAACAAGCTTATCTGGCAATTCTGCAGAAATGCCAGATCGTGCAAATGGATTATCTCAGCTTCCAGTAAGCTCAAAAGATAAAGACGGGAGGACGAAGGAAGAGCTCCATAAACTTAATGGAAGGATGAGGGATGAGTTGCATAAATTGTTAAATGGGAACACTGTCGATGCTACTGATCGGGTACTATAGAACACTTATGACCTCAGAATCTCTGAATCAACATAAATGGTTTGGTCCTTGGGGCATGCATAAACTTAAAAAATGAGCTAGTATATCTCACTGCTTTCGCACCTCAATAACCTCGTGCTTTTTTGTTCCGAGTTTTCTTAACGTATCCCTTTCCTGGTCATTTCAGCGACAACGAGTGCAGATGAATGGGAAGCATGGAGAAGACATGAGCCACAGTGTCTCTGATGCCACTCCCACTGGTACCTGATCAGCTGCTTTTCTTTGTTCTATCGTCTTTAACGTCGACAGGGGAATCAgccggaaaaaaaaaaagaaaattgccTGGTGTGCCTCGGCTGCAACATCATTTGGTTCGGCTCCTCTGCACGGATAAATGAGGTGTTTGAACTTTAAAATAGTGGTAGAAACTGTAAAAGAATTAGATTGCCACGGCTTTTCTCAGAGGCTGATGCTACAGTTTTGCATCCTTCAGACTTTCTAAAATGGATGATATTAGacagaaaaaaaatgatctGTGATGTATATATCAATTAGATTCAGCTTAGTCCCCCTTCGAAAAAAATCAGCTGTGGTGAATTGGTGATTGCTAATTTATGTTGATCGACAGTAATTGACTAAATTGTACGTGAGCAGCGCGTGGTGGTTGCTTTTATTGGATCCCCTGTGACCGCCTTTGAACGTGCAGCTACTTGTCCGGGCAGATCAATCCGTGTGACGATTGACCGCTGGGCTCACGAGAGCCGAACGCCTCACGGGTTTGGCGCCCTAAAGAAAAAGGCACCCGCTTGGCTGCGCACGTCGCGTGCCGCGAGACGACGGAGTAGAGAGCCAAAGCACATGCGTCCGATGCGTTCCGTGCGCGGAGTTGGCGCGCGCATCGCCGCTCCCGTGTCAGCGACTCAGCGGTGCAGGTGCTGGTGCATGCACGCTGATTGCGATGCACGGCTTGCGAAGCGATATAGGCCGTAGATCACAACTCGTAAAcctgtaaacacaaaaaaaaaatcacattgaatgtttggacacatacatagagtattaaatgaagtctatttacaaaactttttgtatggatgggctgtaaatcgcgagacgaatctaatgagcctacttaattcatgatttgcaacattgatactacagtaattatctcattagattcgtctcgcaatttacaatccatctgtgtaaaaaattttataaataaacttcatttagtatttcaaattagcaagattccatgccaaattttttttaagtttcatctaaacacggccataGTATCTGTGGCAGTTGCGCTGCATCCCTGTCAAAGGCGCTGCGAAAGTTTTACAGTTTCTGTGTGCCCAAAATAAAGTTTTACAGTTTCTGCCGCATATGGACAGCGACCGCGTGGATCCGAGACTCTGAATCTCTCTGAATAAATGGCCTGGGATTGTGCTGCTACCACTGTCCAATTGCAGAAATGTTGCCAGCTTCGTAACTTGTAGTACTGAACCTTTGAAGATCAACAAGAAATGCCATGCACAATTGCCAAAATGAATGCTGATTGCTGCACCTCAGGTGCATCTCCCTTGAATCGCGCAAGCTGCATGTGACCGAGTGATTCGATACCTTGGGCACTTAAACTCGCGAAATCTGCGAAATGATGTTGCCGGGTACCCCAATCCTTCGCTCTCTGGTGACAAGGGCTTGTGGCGAAGGTAGGATACACCAGAAGGCAGAAGCCTAACTACCCTGTACAAGCTGCAGTTCCTACAGATGTCTGCGTAATGGAAACTTGGCCACAGTCCGGCCTTTTGGCCGCCCCTTCTGAATTGCAAGAAGAATCTACGTAGAATATGGTGTAAGAATATGAAAGAGTACTATATGATAAGCAACTCAACAGAAAATTGCTTGCTCAAATCACGAAAACATGAAGCAATGAAAAATGCGATCTTCCTTCCATCCCCCGATTCCGCACCCAATCTTTACAGAATAACCCGccgtcctttttttttttgcatcatgTGCAGTCGTTCTCTCAATAAATTAACACCACCCCTTCACTTCACCCAAGCAACTCTCTTCAAATCTTCAGGTCTGCCCATGCCCAAGCCAGTTTGCGTTCTGGCACTTTCCCATACTTCGTCAGTCTTGGCTCTGGAGCTTTTATTGAGAACAATGCGCGCCAAGACTCATCCAGGGACATTGAAGTGGAAGAGCCAGGATATGACGAATGCAAACACCATGCAAGCGAGGAGGAAGTTGAGGAACCGGCGCCCTTGCCAAAACCTCCGAGGCTCGGCGGCTGTTGCCTGGGCAGCCGCGGTGCTGCTCGACTCATTCCACTGCTCGATGAAGTCCGCATCACTGAAACCTGCCACGTTGCACGCGGTTGAGCCACAGATTTCGCAGATCCTATGACAATAAAAGAGGGGATGGAGACACTTAAAACAAATTCTTGTTTATATTCAGATGATATGGTATGGATACAATTTTACCAACACATTTAATAATGACTAACTAAACTTATATAAGAACTGCAAGCAACACAAAGCTTGAATATGATACgaagcaaaaataaaagcaaaCATAATTTCAATTCAATCGGATGTAGGCCTAATTTCATATGAACACCATGTAAGGAGATGATTCTGAAGTAGGGGAACAAAGTTGCTTCAATAtccttacaacaacaacaacaacaatatagccttttttcccaagcaagttggggtaggctagagatgaaacccgaaagaaataagttcaaggttcaggcacattgatagctagtctccaagcgctcctatccaaagcaatctctttagagatattccaattcttaaggtctctcttaaccgattcatcccacgtcagtttaggtctacctctacccctctttacattatcgacccgctcaagaaccccattacgcaccggcgcctcaggaggccttcgttggacatgtccaaaccatctcagccgatgctgggtaagtttctcctca contains:
- the LOC120708668 gene encoding phosphatidylinositol:ceramide inositolphosphotransferase-like: MYIAREATKLWRKVSAETTAELQLLLEKWQLLLAGLVFQYIHGLAARGVHYLHRPGPLLQDLGFLALPELGQEKGYLSESVFTFIFISFLLWSFHPFIYHSKRFYTVLLWRRVLAFLVASQFLRIITFYSTQLPGPNYHCREGSKLATLPPPNNALEVLLINFPRGVLFGCGDLIFSSHMIFTLVFVRTYYKYGSNRLIKLLAWLMAIIQSLLIIASRKHYTVDVVVAWYTVNLVVFFVDKKLPEMPDRANGLSQLPVSSKDKDGRTKEELHKLNGRMRDELHKLLNGNTVDATDRRQRVQMNGKHGEDMSHSVSDATPTGT